The following coding sequences lie in one Apium graveolens cultivar Ventura chromosome 1, ASM990537v1, whole genome shotgun sequence genomic window:
- the LOC141719223 gene encoding ribonuclease 3-like protein 3 produces MEEITEQFQKLGTGESVQGDGGDLEGQSSWSWSFEEVEKIIEYSFKNKGLLEEAYTDHSYKGMKSSYERLEYIGDSILNCVMATEQFDMYPDLSPGELTQLRSANVCTEKLARAAARHGLYKFLRHDKPKLDAQIEEFVKTAPNYPPSSVGLIDAPKTLANIVESTIGAVYLDSNKCNKTTSKVIEKLLQPIITPSTLQRHPVTLLFEICQKNGFRVDVNDLWTKTGQIEIIIANQFVGRGQYNVKKIIAYNRAAAEAYNEIVTKLGGQG; encoded by the exons ATGGAAGAAATTACAGAGCAGTTTCAAAAACTCGGTACAGGGGAATCAGTACAAGGCGATGGAGGAGATTTGGAAGGCCAGTCGAGTTGGAGTTGGAGTTTTGAAGAAGTGGAGAAAATCATTGAATACAGTTTTAAGAATAAGGGGTTGTTAGAAGAAGCATATACGGATCATTCGTATAAGGGTATGAAAAGCTCGTATGAAAGACTGGAATATATAGGAGATTCGATTTTGAATTGTGTGATGGCAACTGAACAGTTTGATATGTACCCAGATTTGTCGCCTGGGGAATTGACTCAGTTACGTTCAGCTAATGTCTGTACCGAGAAACTCGCCCGTGCAGCAGCCCGACACGGTTTGTACAAATTTTTACGTCATGATAAACCTAAGCTTGATGCCCAA ATTGAAGAATTTGTTAAGACTGCGCCAAATTATCCTCCATCTTCGGTGGGATTAATTGATGCACCAAAAACTCTGGCTAACATTGTTGAATCAACGATCGGAGCTGTGTATCTTGATAGTAATAAGTGCAACAAAACTACCTCCAAG GTAATTGAGAAGTTGCTCCAACCTATAATTACTCCATCCACACTTCAAAGACATCCGGTGACATTGTTATTTGAGATATGCCAGAAGAATGGATTTAGGGTAGACGTTAATGATTTATGGACTAAAACTGGACAGATAGAAATAATCATAGCAAATCAGTTTGTTGGAAGAGGCCAATATAATGTTAAGAAAATAATTGCATACAATAGAGCTGCTGCTGAGGCTTATAATGAAATTGTTACAAAACTTGGGGGTCAAGGCTAA